CGGAGACTCCGGAACGGGTGCAGATGTCGAGAAAGTACGCGAAGCCACACGCATCGCGCAGGAAAAACGTCCCGATCTGTTGATTGATGGCCCCTTGCAGTATGATGCCGCCGCCATCGCCAGCGTAGGTCGCCAGAAAGCCCCTGACAGCCCGGTTGCCGGGCGCGCCAACGTGTTCGTATTCCCAGACCTGAATACCGGGAACACGACCTACAAGGCGGTTCAGCGCAGCGCCGACTGCGTCAGCATCGGACCGATGCTGCAAGGTCTGCGCAAACCGGTGAACGACCTGTCGCGCGGCGCACTGGTGGACGACATTGTCTACACCATCGCGCTGACCGCGATCCAGGCGGACAGCAGCAAGGACGCGAAAGGCTGATTGCCACGGCACGGGGATGTGCCCCAGAACGCTTCACGCGCCCGCACGGCGGGCGCCCACGTACAAGGACCATTCCTCGATGTTGAGTTTCCTCCCTCCCGCCCTGCGCGGCATTCTCGCCACCCTGATCCTGGTGGTCAGCACGCTGTGCTGGGCGACTCTGCTGTTCAGCATGACGCTGGTGAAGATCGTCCTGCCGTTCGTCGCCGCGCAGCGCGCCTGCAGCAAGATCATGAGCCTGATCGCCGAAAGCTGGATCGCCTGCAACAAAGGCTGGATGAATCTGGTCCGCCGCACCCAGTGGAACGTGAAGGGGCTCGAAGGGCTGGAGTACGAGCACTCCTATCTGGTGACCAGTAACCATCAGAGCTGGGTCGACATCCTCGTTCTGCAGTACCAGCTCAACCGTCGCATCCCGCTGCTACGCTTCTTCCTCAAGCAGGAACTGATCTGGGTTCCCATCATCGGTCTGTGCTGGTGGGCGCTCGATTTCCCCTTCATGAAGCGCTACAGCAAGGCTTACCTGGCCAAGCACCCTGAAAAGAAAGGCAAGGATCTGGAAACCACGCGCAACGCCTGCGCCAAGTTCAGCCGCATTCCGGTGTCGATCTTCAACTTCCTCGAAGGCACCCGTTTCACCCAGGCCAAGCATGACGAGCAGCAGTCGCCGTTCAAGCACCTGCTCAAGCCCAAGGCTGGCGGAATCGCCTTCGTGCTCGACGCGATGGGCGAACAGCTCAAGACCCTGGTGAACATCACCATCCACTACCCGGACGGCCGCCCGACCTTCTGGTGCCTGCTGTCGGGCAAGCTGCGCGAAGTAGTGGTGCGCTTCGAGGAGCTCGAAATTCCGCGCCAGTTCGTTGGCAAGAGCTACGATCAGGATGAAGGCTACCGCGCCGAGTTCCAGCTCTGGGTCAACCAGTTGTGGGAGCGCAAGGACGCCCTGCTCGGCCAATTGCACCGGGAGTTTCCGGCAGCCAGGGCCTGAGCCGCGCTGCCGGCCCGGCGGCAGAAACGAAAAAGCCCGCCATTGGCGGGCTTTTTCATGGGCGGCGCTTATTGGTACTGCTGGGTCTGCGCGCCCGGCAGGGCTTTCAGATTGACCTCGACGCGACGGTTCTGCGCGCGGCCATCGGCGTTGGCGTTGGAGGCGATCGGCTGATCCGGGCCCATGCCGCGGGTGCTGACGCGGGAAGCGTCGACACCCTGGGAGGTCAGGTAGGTCGCCACCGACTGCGCACGGCGTTGGGACAGGTCCATATTGTGCTGGCGGCTGCCAGTGCTGTCGGTGTAGCCGACGATCTCGATGCTGTTCTGGTTGAACTCCTTGAAGGAGTTGGCCAGGTTGTTCAGCGGGGTATAGAAGGACGGCGCGATGTTTGCCGAGTCGGTGGCGAAGGTGATGTTGCCCGGCATGATCAGCTTGATGTCGTCACCCTGGCGCTCGACCTGTACGCCGGTGCCCTGCATCTGCTGGCGCAACTTGGCTTCCTGCTTGTCAGCGTAGTAGCCGTAACCTGCGGCGGCGGCACCCACTGCGGCGGCGCCGATCATCGCGCCCTTGCCACGGTTGTCGTGGTTGATCGCGGCACCGGCGACGGCACCGGCCAAGGCCCCCAGGGCACCGTACTTGGCGGTCTTGCTCATGCCACCCTCGGGCGGAACCTGGGTGTTGGGATCATAGGGGTTCTGGGAGGCGCAACCGGCCATGAGAGCGAAGGCGGTGGCGGCCGCGACCATGGACAGACTACGTGCAGTGAACATGAAGGAAGACTCCTCGATAACGATGTCGCCCGATTGGGCGCTGCTTAGATCATAGTCTGACGGAAAAATTCCATCTTTTTGAGTAAAAGATCCTCAAACTCTAACGAATGGATTTTCGCGCATCTCTTCTCCGAGCCGGGTGTCCGGGCCATGTCCGGTGATCACGGTGGCCTCTTCGTCGAGCGAATACAGGCGTTCGCGAATCGAGCGCTCGATGGTGGGGTAATCGCCGCCCCACAGGTCGGTGCGGCCGATGCTCCGGCGGAACAGAGTGTCGCCGGCGATCAGCAGTTTGTCCCGGGGGAACCAGAAGCTCATCGATCCCGGAGTATGCCCCGGAGTGTGCAGCGCAACGCCGCAGCCGCAGGCCAGCTCCTCGTCGTCCGCCAGCCACTGGTCCGGCGACGGTACCGGCGTGTAGGGCACACCGAACATGCGGCACTGCATTTCCAGGTTGTCCCAGAGGAACTGGTCGTCCTTGTGCAGGTGCAGGGTCGCGCCGGTCTTCTCCTTCATCTGACCGGAGGCGAGGAAGTGATCCAGATGCGCGTGGGTGTGGATGATACTCACCACCTTCAGCCCCAGCGCGTCGAGGCGCTGCAGGATCAACTCATGATCGCCGCCCGGATCGACGACGATGGCCTTCTTCGTCAGCGGATCACCGATGATGGTGCAGTTGCACTGCAACGGGCCGACAGGGAAGGTTTCGCGGATCAGCGCAGGCTGCTCACTCATCACGGGCTCACTCGTTGGCTGGGAAAGGCCGGCATTTTCGCCGATTACACCGGGCGCTGGCGAGCCGGGCCTCAGGTGTCCTGCCGGTAATCGGTGGGCAGCTTGCCGGTCCATTTCCTGAACGCACGCCGGAAGTTTGAAGGATCGTTGAAGCCCAGCAACAGCGCGATCTCGTAGAGTGGCAGGTGCGTCGTGGTGAGGTACTGCAATGCCAGGCGCTTGCGCACATCGTCGAGCACTTCCTGGTAGGTGGTGCCCAGCTTCGAAAGATGTCGGCGCAGGCTGCGCCCGCTGGTGTGCAGCTCGCCTGCTACGGTTTCCAGGTCGGGAAACTCGCCGGGACGCGCAAGCAGAAGGCGACGGATGCGAGTGAGCAGCCCCTCCTGCACGTCCAGCGTGGCCAGCAGCGCTTCGCATTGCTGTTCGCACATCTGCACAGTGGCCGGATTGGCAAGCGCCATCGGCCGCGCCAGGTATTCGCTGGGCAGCGCGATGAAGTGATAGGGCTGGTCGAACAACACAGTGCAGCCGAATACCTCCGTATAGCGCTCGGCATAGGGCGGCGCGGGATGACCGAAGCCGACGCTGACTCCCTGCAGAGGCTCGCCGACCAGGAAACGCGCGATGGTGTAAAGGCTGGTCATCAAGCCCTCGGCGGCGAAACGCCCCATCGGCCCGAGGGGAATCGATTCGCTGGCGCGCAACGAGGAAACCCCGCCGTCCTCGATCATTTCCAGGTCATAGGCCAGCCCCAGCACGCGGTAGTACTTCAGGGCAAAGCCGATGGCGCGCTCGAGGTTTGCGCTGGAGAGCACGGCGTAGCCGAGGATGCCGTGGGTAGAGACGTTCAGCCGCTGCCCCAGCAGCAGGCCGAAGGCCGGCTCGCCGCAGTTGGCCAGCGCGGCGCCGGCCAGCAGGTTGAAGTCGATGAAAGACAGCCGGCCATTGGGGCTCTGCAACACCTCGGGGCGCACGCGGGCCAGGTCGAACAGGCGCGCACGCGGCACGCCAAGTTCCTCGGCGAGGTCCAGAAGTGCCTGCGCATAGGCGACGGGCACCAGTTCGGCGGTGAAGTTGAGCGGTTGTTTCATCGTTTTTCTTGTATCGACCGCTGGCCGGATATGACCGGAAAGTTGGCAGACAATAACCTTGTGAGGCTTTTCCCACAAGCCCACAGTAGTGAACATGGACAACCACAACAATGGAGCCGCCATGGCCAGCACCACTCCCGCGGGACTGGAAATCAAGCCCCGACATATGGACTTCGATCTGCCTGATCCGCTGCCACGCCACTGGCACAGCGGGGACGCCTTCAAGTCCCATCTCTTCGACGCGATGTCGGTACTATTCCCCGACGGCGAACGTTTCTTCATCGACTCGGTACGCCACTTCCGCGACCAGATCACCGACCCGGTGCTCAAGGAGCAGATCCGCGGTTTCATCGGTCAGGAAGGTCTTCACAGCCGTGAACACCTGATCTACAGCCAGCGCCTGCGCGACCAGGGTTACGACATCACCCGCATCGAAAAGCTGGCCCAGGCACGCATCCGCTACACCCAGAAGAAATTCCCCGCCAAGCGCCAACTGGCAGCTACCGCTGCGCTGGAGCACATCACCGCGATCATGGCCAACGGATTGCTCACCGAGCCACGCGCCCTGCAGGGTGCCGACCCGGTGATGCAGCGCCTGTGGCGCTGGCACGCGCTGGAGGAGACCGAGCACAAGGCAGTGGCCTTCGACGTCTACAACCAGGTCTGCGGCAGCCGCAAGCTACTGCGCCGGGCGATGGTGATGGCGACGTTCTTTTTCGTCCTGGACACCTTCCGCGGCCTCACCCACATGCTGCGCAAGGACGGCCTGCTGTGGAACTGGCGAGTCTGGCGCGACGGCCTGAAGTGGAGCTGGGGCAAGAACGGCGTGTTCCGCCCGCTGGTGCGCGAATACCTGGATTTCTTCAAGAGCGATTTCCACCCCTGGCAGCACAACAACCTCGACCTGCTGTACGAGGTACGCAAGGAGTACGACCCCCAGCCGCTGGCGCACGCGGGCTGATCGATCCCCTGCAACGAACACCGCCCCGCGCTGTCGGGGCGGTGTCGTTTCCGCCGCCGGATAACGCTCCCCTCGTCTGTCACCTATTGGTACGTTTGCAGGATGGCGTGGAGCGCAACGATGCTCACGCCGCGAGCACACCGCAGTCGATGGCTGTCCGCTGGCGAAAGGCGGCTCGGCAGAACGAAAAAGCCCGGCGTGAGCCGGGCTTTTTCATGGGAACGACCGAGGCTCAGGCATGCAGGAAGCGCAAGGCGTCCGCCGCCGACTCATCGGGGATCTCCTCCATCGGAATGTGTCCCACGCCCGGATACACCTTCACTTCGATACCCGGCACGTCGCGCTGCCACATCGGCACATGGCGCGGCGAAATCCAGCGGTCGCGCTCGCCCCACATCAGCATCGTCGGCACCTTCAGCTCCGCCACCCGGTTCGGTGTGCCGGTCAGCTCCTCGCGATTGGCCTTTACCAGGACGCGGAAGATATCGATCATCGCCCGGCGATTGCCCGGACGACGACTGATATCGTAGTAGCGGTCGATGACGCCCGGCTGGATCTTCCGCGGGTCGCCATATACCTCCTTGATGCCCTGGGCAACCAGCGCACGCGGCATCCACATCGGCATCAGGACACCGGCACCGGGCAGCACCGCGCTGGCGATCATCAGCGGCACTTTCTGCATGTAGTAGCCAGCCGGATCGACCAGGATCATCCGCTCAACCCGGTGCGGCTGCATCAACGCATAGTTCCAGGCGATGTAGCCGCCCAGCGAGTTGCCGGCGAGGGAAACCTGCTTCAGGTCGAGGCGATCGAGGAACATGCCGAACACCTTCACCAGGCGCTCGCCGCTGTAGTCGCGGTCGCGGCCGCCGCCAGTGAGGCCGAAGCCCGGAACATCGAGGCGGATGATGCGAAAGTGATCGGCCAGCGCGGTGACCCAGCCGTCCCAGGTGTGCAGCGAGGCCATGACACCGTGGACCATCACCAGCACCGGCTTGTCGCGGCTGCCTTCGTCGCGATAGTGGATATCGAAGCCATCCACTTCGATGAAGCGCGAGCCGGATTCCGGCGCGGCGTAGCGGGCAACCAGCGCCTCCAGCGGCAGAGCGCCGAAACCGTAGCGAGCCAGGCCCTCGGCCAACGGTGGTTGCAGAGACAGGGTGGCGGACATGGACGAGTGACTCCCGTGCTTGTTGTTCTCGAACGCCGATCACACCACAGCGCTCCGGCCACCGCGCCCAACCTAGGTTCTGTGCGGAGAAACAGTGCGCCGGATCATCGGGACGCCGGCACTACTCGTGCTGAAGCTGGGTATTGCGAGAGCAGAGCGTCGTCACCAGCAAGTCGCCGATCACCTGCTTCACCTCGCCTAGCGGAATGTCGCCACCCTTGCCGAGCAGGTCCAGCGATGTTGCCTCCAGCGCCCAGATCAATGCCTGGTAGGTCAGCGCCGCGTGTTGCACGCCTTCGCCGGCAAAGCGCTCCTCCAGCAGCATTCGCAGCTCGCGGTGAGCCGCCGCGCGATGCGCGCCCAATGGTGAGTCGGTGCGTAACGCCTCCTCGTGCATGAGGCGAATGATCGGTCCCACCGCCAAGTGGTAATCGAAGAAGCGCTCGACCATCGCCCGCAGCCAGGCGTCGCTGCTGCCGGTGGCATTGCGCATCTCGCGAAACCGCGTCAGCAACAATTGCACCGCGGTGCGGTAGATGCCTTCGAGCACATCGAGCTTGCTCTGGAAGTACTTGTAGAAAGTGCGCCGCGACACCTTGGCGGCGTCCAGCAGGTCATTCACCGTGGTATCGGCCAGGCCCTTGGCGACGAACACCGGAATACTCGCCAGTTGGATATTGGCGCGCTGCAAATGCCCCACCAGCGGTCCTTCGCCATGCCCGGCCTGCTGCGCAACCGCGCCAAAGCCGCCAAGATCCTCGAAGACCGCGCTGACTGCCGCCGATTCCATCGCCCCTCCCCCGCTGCACCCAACCAAGGCGCGGGATGACGCCAGCCTTCGGCCTCGCTAACCTAGGCCGACCGCTCCCGCGCAAGGAAAGCCTGTTCGTGCCGAACCTACCACGCCGTATGCTCTGGCCGCTGGCCATCCTTTTGCTGGTTCTCTGCCGCTCCGCCTTCAGCGCCGACCTCTACTACCTCGGCCAGAAGATTCCCGATGTGCAGCGCCCCTGGACCAGTGCCGACTACCAGTTGCTGATCGACGCACTGAAGAAGATCGACGAAACCCAGGTCAACGGCCTGCCCCGGCGCAGTGGCGAGTTCACCGGGCCGATCTACCAGCGCATGGTCAGCGAAGAGAACTTCCGCCAGCAGTTGAACATCTACGCGCCACTGGAACTACGGCAGAACGAGGCGCGCGAAGTGCTGTTCAAGCTCAAGGAGCTGATGCGCCTGTACTTCAACTTCCGCGCCGCCAAGCAGCCCTACGGTGCCGAAGCACTCGGCCTGATGAGCTATTCG
The Pseudomonas triclosanedens DNA segment above includes these coding regions:
- a CDS encoding metal-dependent hydrolase, which gives rise to MASTTPAGLEIKPRHMDFDLPDPLPRHWHSGDAFKSHLFDAMSVLFPDGERFFIDSVRHFRDQITDPVLKEQIRGFIGQEGLHSREHLIYSQRLRDQGYDITRIEKLAQARIRYTQKKFPAKRQLAATAALEHITAIMANGLLTEPRALQGADPVMQRLWRWHALEETEHKAVAFDVYNQVCGSRKLLRRAMVMATFFFVLDTFRGLTHMLRKDGLLWNWRVWRDGLKWSWGKNGVFRPLVREYLDFFKSDFHPWQHNNLDLLYEVRKEYDPQPLAHAG
- a CDS encoding alpha/beta fold hydrolase yields the protein MSATLSLQPPLAEGLARYGFGALPLEALVARYAAPESGSRFIEVDGFDIHYRDEGSRDKPVLVMVHGVMASLHTWDGWVTALADHFRIIRLDVPGFGLTGGGRDRDYSGERLVKVFGMFLDRLDLKQVSLAGNSLGGYIAWNYALMQPHRVERMILVDPAGYYMQKVPLMIASAVLPGAGVLMPMWMPRALVAQGIKEVYGDPRKIQPGVIDRYYDISRRPGNRRAMIDIFRVLVKANREELTGTPNRVAELKVPTMLMWGERDRWISPRHVPMWQRDVPGIEVKVYPGVGHIPMEEIPDESAADALRFLHA
- a CDS encoding OmpA family protein; translated protein: MFTARSLSMVAAATAFALMAGCASQNPYDPNTQVPPEGGMSKTAKYGALGALAGAVAGAAINHDNRGKGAMIGAAAVGAAAAGYGYYADKQEAKLRQQMQGTGVQVERQGDDIKLIMPGNITFATDSANIAPSFYTPLNNLANSFKEFNQNSIEIVGYTDSTGSRQHNMDLSQRRAQSVATYLTSQGVDASRVSTRGMGPDQPIASNANADGRAQNRRVEVNLKALPGAQTQQYQ
- a CDS encoding AraC family transcriptional regulator — protein: MKQPLNFTAELVPVAYAQALLDLAEELGVPRARLFDLARVRPEVLQSPNGRLSFIDFNLLAGAALANCGEPAFGLLLGQRLNVSTHGILGYAVLSSANLERAIGFALKYYRVLGLAYDLEMIEDGGVSSLRASESIPLGPMGRFAAEGLMTSLYTIARFLVGEPLQGVSVGFGHPAPPYAERYTEVFGCTVLFDQPYHFIALPSEYLARPMALANPATVQMCEQQCEALLATLDVQEGLLTRIRRLLLARPGEFPDLETVAGELHTSGRSLRRHLSKLGTTYQEVLDDVRKRLALQYLTTTHLPLYEIALLLGFNDPSNFRRAFRKWTGKLPTDYRQDT
- a CDS encoding TetR/AcrR family transcriptional regulator, whose translation is MESAAVSAVFEDLGGFGAVAQQAGHGEGPLVGHLQRANIQLASIPVFVAKGLADTTVNDLLDAAKVSRRTFYKYFQSKLDVLEGIYRTAVQLLLTRFREMRNATGSSDAWLRAMVERFFDYHLAVGPIIRLMHEEALRTDSPLGAHRAAAHRELRMLLEERFAGEGVQHAALTYQALIWALEATSLDLLGKGGDIPLGEVKQVIGDLLVTTLCSRNTQLQHE
- a CDS encoding MBL fold metallo-hydrolase — encoded protein: MSEQPALIRETFPVGPLQCNCTIIGDPLTKKAIVVDPGGDHELILQRLDALGLKVVSIIHTHAHLDHFLASGQMKEKTGATLHLHKDDQFLWDNLEMQCRMFGVPYTPVPSPDQWLADDEELACGCGVALHTPGHTPGSMSFWFPRDKLLIAGDTLFRRSIGRTDLWGGDYPTIERSIRERLYSLDEEATVITGHGPDTRLGEEMRENPFVRV
- a CDS encoding acyltransferase; this translates as MLSFLPPALRGILATLILVVSTLCWATLLFSMTLVKIVLPFVAAQRACSKIMSLIAESWIACNKGWMNLVRRTQWNVKGLEGLEYEHSYLVTSNHQSWVDILVLQYQLNRRIPLLRFFLKQELIWVPIIGLCWWALDFPFMKRYSKAYLAKHPEKKGKDLETTRNACAKFSRIPVSIFNFLEGTRFTQAKHDEQQSPFKHLLKPKAGGIAFVLDAMGEQLKTLVNITIHYPDGRPTFWCLLSGKLREVVVRFEELEIPRQFVGKSYDQDEGYRAEFQLWVNQLWERKDALLGQLHREFPAARA